A window of the Bacteroides thetaiotaomicron VPI-5482 genome harbors these coding sequences:
- a CDS encoding ATP-binding protein, with translation MNSKIYPIGVQNFESLRKDDYFYIDKTALVYQLARTGRYYFLSRPRRFGKSLLISTLEAYFQGKKELFEGLAIETLEKDWIKHPILHLDLNIEKYDVPESLDNILEKSLVAWEKLYGAEPSERSFSLRFAGIIQRACEKTGQRVVILVDEYDKPMLQAIGDDELQKYYRNTLKPFYGALKSKDGYIKFAMLTGVTKFGKVSIFSDLNNLKDISMDERFIEICGITEKEIHDNLEKELHELARNQKMSYDEVCKELKACYDGYHFVEDSVGIYNPFSLLNTFDQMKFGDYWFETGTPTYLVELLKSSHYDLRRVVNVETDSDVLNSIDSTSKNPIPVIYQSGYLTIKGYDRRFKIYRLGFPNREVEEGFMKYLLPFYANVDQIDSPFQITKFIHEVEQGDCDAFFHRLQSFFADTPYELARDLELHYQNVLFIVFKLIGFYVKVEYHTSEGRIDLVLQTDKFIYVMEFKLDGTAEEAIKQINEKHYALPFEADGRRLFKIGVNFSSETRNIEKWIVE, from the coding sequence ATGAATAGCAAGATTTATCCGATTGGTGTACAAAACTTCGAGAGTCTCCGTAAGGATGATTATTTTTATATTGATAAAACGGCATTGGTTTATCAATTAGCAAGAACAGGGAGATATTATTTTCTAAGTCGCCCTCGTCGCTTTGGAAAAAGTTTGCTTATATCTACGCTGGAAGCTTACTTTCAGGGGAAGAAAGAACTTTTCGAAGGTCTGGCTATCGAGACCCTTGAAAAGGATTGGATAAAGCATCCGATATTGCATCTGGACCTCAATATCGAAAAATATGATGTACCCGAGAGTCTTGATAACATACTCGAAAAGTCATTGGTAGCATGGGAGAAACTATATGGAGCCGAACCCTCCGAGCGTTCGTTTTCCCTGCGTTTTGCGGGTATTATACAGCGTGCCTGCGAGAAGACAGGACAGCGCGTTGTCATCTTGGTGGACGAGTATGACAAACCCATGTTGCAAGCCATTGGTGACGATGAATTGCAAAAGTACTACCGTAATACATTGAAGCCATTTTATGGTGCATTGAAAAGCAAAGATGGCTACATCAAATTCGCTATGCTGACAGGTGTCACTAAGTTCGGTAAAGTAAGTATTTTCAGTGACTTGAATAATCTGAAAGATATATCAATGGATGAACGGTTTATTGAAATTTGCGGCATTACGGAGAAAGAAATCCACGATAATCTGGAAAAAGAACTTCATGAACTGGCTCGGAATCAGAAAATGAGTTATGATGAAGTTTGCAAGGAATTGAAAGCATGTTATGATGGCTACCATTTTGTAGAAGACTCTGTCGGTATTTACAATCCCTTCAGTTTGCTTAATACATTTGACCAAATGAAGTTTGGTGATTACTGGTTTGAAACAGGTACACCGACCTATTTGGTTGAACTTTTAAAAAGTAGTCATTACGATCTCCGGCGTGTTGTAAATGTGGAAACAGATTCCGATGTTTTGAATAGTATTGATTCCACTTCAAAAAATCCTATTCCGGTGATTTATCAAAGTGGATATCTTACGATAAAAGGTTATGACCGTCGTTTTAAAATTTATCGTTTAGGTTTTCCCAATCGTGAAGTAGAGGAAGGATTTATGAAATATTTGCTTCCATTTTATGCAAATGTAGATCAGATAGATTCACCGTTTCAGATCACTAAATTTATTCATGAAGTCGAACAAGGCGATTGTGATGCTTTCTTTCATCGCCTGCAAAGCTTCTTTGCCGATACTCCCTATGAGTTGGCCCGTGATTTGGAGTTGCATTATCAGAATGTACTATTCATTGTCTTCAAGTTGATTGGCTTCTACGTTAAGGTAGAATATCATACAAGTGAAGGGCGTATCGATCTTGTCTTACAGACTGACAAATTCATATATGTGATGGAATTTAAGTTGGATGGTACTGCTGAAGAAGCTATCAAACAGATTAATGAAAAGCATTATGCACTTCCTTTTGAGGCAGACGGACGCCGACTTTTCAAGATAGGTGTCAATTTTAGCTCAGAAACACGCAATATTGAGAAGTGGATAGTGGAGTAG
- a CDS encoding type I phosphomannose isomerase catalytic subunit produces MYPLKFEPILKQTLWGGDKIIPFKHLNSDLKGVGESWEISGVEDNESVVANGPDKGLTLADMVRKYREELVGEANYARFGNKFPLLIKFIDAKQDLSIQVHPADDLAKKRHNSMGKTEMWYVVDADKGAKLRSGFSEQITPKEYKERVLNNTITDVLQEYEIKPGDVFFLPAGRVHSIGAGAFIAEIQQTSDITYRIYDFNRKDANGKTRELHTDLAREAINYEVLDDYRTKYEAVKDEPVELVACPYFTTSVYDMTEEISCDYSELDSFVIFICMEGACKIKDNEGNELKVGAGESILLPATTQDVTITPEAGNVKLLETYV; encoded by the coding sequence ATGTATCCATTAAAATTCGAACCTATTCTGAAGCAGACGCTTTGGGGGGGCGACAAAATTATTCCGTTCAAGCATTTGAATTCAGACTTGAAAGGAGTAGGAGAAAGCTGGGAGATTTCCGGCGTAGAGGACAATGAATCTGTTGTGGCTAATGGCCCGGACAAAGGTTTAACTCTGGCTGATATGGTGAGAAAGTATCGCGAGGAACTGGTTGGCGAAGCGAATTATGCTCGTTTTGGCAATAAATTCCCACTGCTTATCAAATTCATCGATGCAAAGCAGGATTTATCCATTCAGGTGCATCCGGCAGATGATTTGGCAAAGAAAAGGCACAACTCAATGGGTAAAACCGAAATGTGGTATGTAGTGGATGCTGATAAAGGAGCGAAACTGCGTTCTGGATTTTCCGAGCAAATCACCCCGAAAGAATATAAAGAGCGCGTGCTGAACAATACGATCACTGACGTATTGCAGGAGTATGAGATCAAGCCGGGAGATGTATTCTTCCTTCCTGCCGGACGTGTGCACAGTATTGGCGCCGGTGCGTTTATTGCCGAAATCCAGCAGACTTCGGATATTACTTATCGTATCTATGACTTCAACCGTAAGGATGCAAACGGAAAGACTCGTGAATTGCATACTGACCTGGCGCGTGAAGCCATCAATTACGAAGTGTTGGATGATTATCGTACCAAATACGAAGCGGTGAAAGATGAGCCGGTAGAACTTGTAGCTTGTCCGTACTTCACTACTTCCGTGTATGATATGACCGAAGAAATCAGCTGTGATTATTCAGAACTCGATTCATTCGTGATCTTCATTTGTATGGAAGGTGCATGCAAGATAAAAGACAATGAAGGTAATGAACTGAAAGTAGGTGCCGGAGAATCTATTCTGCTTCCTGCTACAACACAGGATGTAACAATTACTCCGGAAGCTGGAAACGTAAAATTGCTGGAAACATACGTGTAA